One genomic segment of Amycolatopsis sp. Hca4 includes these proteins:
- a CDS encoding ArsA family ATPase gives MRILLCTGKGGVGKTTLAAATGAALAARGRKTLVVSTDPAHSLGDAFARPLGTEPSEVDALLSGVQVDSRTLVDATWEGLRGELRSVLAGAGLDTLDAEELTVLPGVDELLALTEVRRLAEDGPWEAVVVDCGPTAETLRLLALPEAVSGYLTRVFGRRVTDPVRRLGAHLDGLRALLTDPAVTTVRLVLTPERVVVAEARRTLSSLALRGIAVDGVIANRLMPAPGIWRGGAASWLRTRRTQQDAVLAELAAAGIAPVARVEHRAVEPVGLPALLEIAEELYRGEDPLAGHGLPVTPLLRVRPAAGGYTLRVAIPLGRDAEVDLARVDDDLAITVDGFRRLIALPEPLRPCRITGAESDAEGLVVHLAGNRGRG, from the coding sequence GTGCGGATCCTGCTGTGCACCGGCAAGGGGGGTGTCGGGAAGACCACGCTGGCCGCGGCCACCGGCGCCGCCCTCGCCGCCCGCGGCAGGAAGACCCTCGTCGTGTCCACGGACCCGGCACACTCCCTCGGGGACGCCTTCGCGCGGCCGCTCGGCACCGAACCGTCCGAAGTGGACGCCCTGCTGTCCGGCGTGCAGGTCGACTCGCGCACCCTGGTGGACGCCACCTGGGAAGGACTGCGCGGTGAGCTGCGGTCGGTCCTGGCCGGAGCCGGCTTGGACACGCTGGACGCCGAAGAACTCACCGTGCTGCCCGGCGTCGACGAGCTGCTCGCCCTCACCGAGGTCCGCCGGCTGGCCGAGGACGGGCCGTGGGAGGCCGTCGTCGTCGACTGCGGCCCGACGGCCGAGACGCTGCGGCTGCTCGCCCTGCCCGAAGCCGTCTCCGGCTACTTGACCCGCGTCTTCGGGCGCCGGGTCACCGACCCCGTGCGCCGTCTCGGCGCCCACCTCGACGGGCTGCGCGCCCTGCTCACCGACCCGGCGGTGACGACGGTCCGGCTGGTGCTGACACCGGAGCGGGTGGTCGTCGCCGAGGCGCGGCGCACGCTCAGTTCCCTGGCTCTGCGCGGCATCGCCGTCGACGGCGTGATCGCCAACCGGCTGATGCCCGCGCCCGGCATCTGGCGCGGCGGTGCCGCGTCGTGGCTGCGCACCCGCCGGACCCAGCAGGACGCCGTGCTCGCCGAGCTCGCCGCGGCCGGGATCGCGCCGGTCGCCCGCGTGGAGCACCGCGCCGTCGAGCCGGTCGGGCTGCCCGCGCTGCTGGAGATCGCCGAGGAGCTCTACCGCGGCGAAGACCCCCTCGCGGGCCACGGCTTGCCTGTCACCCCGCTGCTGCGCGTGCGGCCCGCCGCCGGCGGGTACACCCTGCGCGTCGCGATCCCGCTCGGGCGGGACGCCGAGGTCGACCTCGCCCGCGTCGACGACGACCTGGCGATCACCGTGGACGGCTTCCGCAGGCTCATCGCCCTGCCGGAGCCGCTGCGGCCGTGCCGGATCACCGGCGCGGAATCCGACGCCGAGGGCCTGGTCGTGCACCTGGCCGGGAACCGGGGACGCGGGTGA
- a CDS encoding ROK family protein: MDVGGTSIRAGVVDERGSLLDTARVATPTEEGALEDAIAGVVEDLRNRHDVAGVGLAVAGFVARDRRSVMFAPHLAWRGAPVADRIEKRVGLPVLLEHDVNSAIVGEHRFGAARGAQVAALVALGTGIGAGLLLDGKLYRGAYGVAPELGHLTVVRGGRPCPCGKYGCWERYCSGTALAATAVELLARHPGRSTVLAPQVAGDPGSVTGRRVAGAARDGDPIAQLAMAELAKWLGEGLALVADVFDPEIIVIGGGVSESAPLFLDEAREHYAGAITGARHRPLARIRTAHLGDDTAIVGAAALALEAAKTPV, encoded by the coding sequence GTGGACGTCGGCGGGACGAGCATCCGGGCCGGCGTGGTGGATGAGCGCGGCTCCCTGCTCGACACGGCCAGGGTGGCGACACCGACCGAAGAGGGCGCCCTCGAGGACGCGATCGCCGGGGTGGTCGAGGACCTGCGCAACCGCCACGACGTGGCCGGGGTCGGCCTGGCGGTGGCGGGTTTCGTGGCCCGCGACCGCCGGTCGGTGATGTTCGCGCCCCACCTGGCTTGGCGCGGCGCCCCGGTGGCGGACCGGATCGAGAAGCGCGTCGGCCTGCCGGTGCTGCTGGAGCACGACGTCAATTCGGCGATAGTGGGCGAGCACCGCTTCGGAGCGGCCCGCGGCGCCCAGGTGGCGGCCCTGGTGGCCCTGGGAACGGGCATCGGAGCGGGCCTGCTCCTGGACGGCAAGCTGTATCGGGGCGCGTACGGCGTGGCCCCGGAGCTGGGCCACTTGACGGTGGTCCGCGGCGGCCGCCCGTGCCCGTGCGGCAAGTACGGCTGCTGGGAGCGTTATTGCAGCGGAACGGCGTTGGCGGCGACGGCGGTGGAGCTCCTGGCCCGGCACCCGGGCCGGTCGACGGTGCTGGCCCCGCAGGTGGCGGGCGACCCTGGCTCGGTGACGGGCCGCCGGGTCGCGGGGGCGGCGCGTGACGGAGACCCGATCGCGCAGCTGGCGATGGCGGAGCTGGCCAAGTGGCTGGGCGAGGGGCTGGCGCTGGTGGCGGACGTGTTCGACCCGGAGATCATCGTGATCGGGGGAGGGGTGTCGGAGTCGGCCCCGCTGTTCCTGGACGAGGCCCGGGAGCACTACGCGGGAGCGATCACGGGGGCGCGCCACCGGCCGTTGGCCCGGATAAGGACGGCCCACCTGGGCGACGACACGGCAATCGTGGGCGCGGCGGCGCTGGCTCTGGAGGCGGCGAAGACGCCGGTCTGA
- a CDS encoding NUDIX domain-containing protein — protein MSAPTASVFVKCSCGHLHWGRYGAAGLLLVDPARGVLLQRRAWWVHHGRTWALPGGAIEAGETAVGAAAREAFEEASVPAAAFRAVSASVVDHGNWSYTTVLALAAGAEARVANTESAEVRWVDPDDVPGYPLHRDFAAAWPDLRGRLGQELVLVVDGANVVGSRPDGWWRDRHGAAERLRDQLAKLAEAGVPDPDDPAVTWWPRIILVVEGKAKHVTGTEGVEVVAADTDGDSKIVEVVAQQQAKVLVATADRELRRRVEAHGAAILGPGTLRTQLDRL, from the coding sequence GTGAGTGCCCCCACCGCGAGCGTCTTCGTCAAGTGTTCCTGCGGGCACCTGCACTGGGGCCGCTACGGCGCCGCCGGCCTGCTGCTCGTCGATCCCGCCCGCGGTGTCCTCCTGCAGCGCCGCGCCTGGTGGGTGCACCACGGCCGCACCTGGGCGCTGCCCGGCGGGGCCATCGAGGCCGGCGAGACCGCCGTGGGCGCCGCCGCCCGCGAAGCCTTCGAAGAAGCCTCCGTCCCCGCCGCGGCCTTCCGCGCGGTCTCGGCGTCCGTGGTGGACCATGGGAACTGGAGCTACACGACCGTCCTCGCCCTGGCCGCCGGCGCCGAGGCGCGGGTCGCCAACACCGAAAGTGCGGAGGTGCGCTGGGTGGACCCCGACGACGTCCCCGGTTACCCCCTCCACCGCGACTTCGCCGCCGCCTGGCCGGACCTGCGCGGGCGTCTCGGGCAGGAGCTCGTCCTCGTCGTCGACGGCGCCAACGTCGTCGGCTCGCGGCCGGACGGCTGGTGGCGGGATCGCCACGGCGCCGCCGAGCGCCTCCGCGACCAGCTCGCCAAGCTCGCCGAAGCCGGCGTGCCGGACCCGGACGACCCCGCCGTGACCTGGTGGCCGCGGATCATCCTGGTCGTCGAAGGCAAGGCCAAGCACGTCACCGGGACCGAAGGCGTCGAGGTCGTTGCCGCCGACACCGACGGTGACTCCAAGATCGTCGAGGTCGTCGCACAGCAGCAGGCCAAAGTCCTGGTGGCGACCGCCGACCGCGAACTCCGCCGCCGCGTGGAAGCCCACGGCGCGGCGATCCTCGGCCCCGGCACGCTCCGCACGCAGCTCGACCGGCTCTAG
- a CDS encoding glutamate--cysteine ligase, translating into MNIEFSPSRRSTVGAEWELGLVDRRSGELSSVAEQILEAVRPDGQAEHPKIKQELLLNTIEIITGVCDTIAEVKADLNDSLDVVHGVADPLGVEMFSAGTHPFSNWYQQKVTDKERYAKLIDRTQWWGRQMLIYGVHIHVGVDHRDKVLPVLDALLNYAPHLQALSASSPYWGAEDTGYASNRALMFQQLPTAGLPFQFRKWAELESYVEDMFTTGVIDSFSEIRWDIRPAPHLGTIEMRVCDGLPTLEEVGAIAALTQCLVDDFVERLEDGEILPTLPPWHVQENKWRAARYGTDAIIILDAAGRERLVTDDVADLLDRLEPVARRLDCVAELRDVETILRYGPSYRRQRAVAEQHKGSLKAVMASLVAEMRDGIARG; encoded by the coding sequence ATGAACATCGAGTTCAGTCCCTCGCGCCGGTCGACCGTCGGCGCGGAATGGGAGCTCGGCCTGGTCGACCGCCGCAGCGGCGAGCTGTCCTCGGTCGCGGAGCAGATCCTGGAGGCCGTCCGGCCCGACGGGCAGGCGGAGCACCCCAAGATCAAGCAGGAGCTGCTGCTCAACACGATCGAGATCATCACCGGCGTCTGCGACACGATCGCGGAGGTCAAGGCCGACCTGAACGACTCGCTCGACGTCGTGCACGGCGTCGCCGACCCGCTCGGCGTGGAGATGTTCTCGGCCGGGACGCACCCGTTCTCGAACTGGTACCAGCAGAAGGTCACCGACAAGGAGCGCTACGCCAAGCTGATCGACCGCACCCAGTGGTGGGGGCGGCAGATGCTGATCTACGGCGTGCACATCCACGTCGGGGTCGACCACCGCGACAAGGTGCTGCCGGTGCTGGACGCGCTGCTCAACTACGCGCCGCACCTGCAGGCGCTCTCGGCGTCTTCGCCGTACTGGGGCGCCGAGGACACCGGGTACGCGTCGAACCGGGCGCTGATGTTCCAGCAGCTGCCGACGGCCGGGCTGCCGTTCCAGTTCCGGAAGTGGGCGGAGCTGGAGAGCTACGTCGAGGACATGTTCACCACCGGCGTGATCGACAGCTTCTCGGAGATCCGCTGGGACATCCGGCCGGCGCCGCACCTGGGCACGATCGAGATGCGCGTCTGCGACGGCCTGCCGACGCTGGAGGAGGTCGGCGCGATCGCGGCGCTGACGCAGTGCCTGGTGGACGACTTCGTCGAGCGGCTCGAAGACGGCGAAATCCTGCCGACGCTGCCGCCGTGGCACGTCCAGGAGAACAAGTGGCGCGCGGCCCGCTACGGCACCGACGCGATCATCATCCTGGACGCGGCCGGGCGGGAGCGGCTGGTCACCGACGACGTGGCCGACCTGCTGGACCGGCTGGAGCCGGTGGCTCGGCGGCTGGACTGCGTGGCTGAGCTGCGGGACGTCGAGACGATCCTGCGGTACGGGCCGAGCTACCGGCGGCAGCGCGCGGTCGCGGAGCAGCACAAGGGGAGCCTGAAGGCCGTGATGGCGTCCCTCGTGGCCGAGATGCGCGATGGGATCGCGCGCGGCTAG
- a CDS encoding carboxylesterase: MGVLAGAEPFGHTGSAETGFLLCHGFTGTPASMRAWGDHLAGAGFTVRCPLLPGHGTRWPDLNRTTWEDWYGAVREALLALLATCRTVFVGGLSMGGTLTLRLAEEFGDRIAGIVLVNPSVTRLKWDTKLLPVLGRIVPSVPAIANDIKKPGETELAYPRTPVRAAASLAKLWAVVRADLAKVTQPVLLLHSSVDHVVEPVNSQLVLRGVSSTDVTEVVLENSYHVATQDNDAEVIFTRSVEFAKAHAAQPEESA; the protein is encoded by the coding sequence ATGGGCGTGCTCGCCGGCGCGGAACCGTTCGGCCACACCGGTTCGGCCGAGACCGGGTTCCTGCTCTGCCACGGGTTCACCGGTACCCCGGCGAGCATGCGGGCCTGGGGTGACCACCTGGCCGGGGCCGGGTTCACGGTGCGCTGCCCGCTGCTGCCGGGCCACGGCACCCGCTGGCCGGACCTCAACCGCACGACGTGGGAGGACTGGTACGGCGCCGTCCGCGAGGCCCTGCTCGCGCTGCTGGCCACGTGCCGGACCGTCTTCGTCGGCGGTCTGTCCATGGGCGGCACGCTGACCCTGCGCCTCGCCGAGGAGTTCGGCGACCGGATCGCCGGGATCGTCCTGGTCAACCCGTCGGTGACGCGGCTGAAGTGGGACACGAAGCTGCTGCCCGTGCTGGGCCGGATCGTGCCGTCGGTGCCGGCGATCGCGAACGACATCAAGAAGCCGGGCGAGACGGAGCTGGCCTACCCGCGCACGCCGGTGCGGGCCGCGGCGAGCCTGGCGAAGCTGTGGGCCGTCGTGCGCGCCGACCTGGCGAAGGTGACGCAGCCGGTGCTGCTGCTGCACTCGTCGGTCGACCACGTCGTCGAGCCGGTGAACTCGCAGCTGGTGCTCCGGGGCGTCTCGAGCACCGACGTCACCGAGGTCGTGCTGGAGAACAGTTACCACGTGGCGACGCAGGACAACGACGCCGAAGTGATCTTCACGCGCAGCGTCGAGTTCGCGAAGGCGCACGCCGCCCAGCCGGAGGAGTCCGCATGA
- a CDS encoding 1-acyl-sn-glycerol-3-phosphate acyltransferase, with protein MLYWLMKWVFLGPLLKTLWPTKVVGAENIPESGGAILAGNHLAVADSFFMPLRVKRKVTFPAKSEYFTEPGFKGTLKKWFFTGVGQFPIDRSGGNAAQAALDTATRLVREGHLLGIYPEGTRSPDGRLYKGKTGVARIALESGGVVVPVAMIGTDKVNPIGSKMWWPRRLEVRFGKPLDFSRYEGLAGDRFIERSITDEIMYALMELSGQEYVDIYAAKAKELLAAEAAGVKPAVPAQPSARDAARVPDSKVG; from the coding sequence GTGCTGTACTGGCTCATGAAGTGGGTGTTCCTCGGACCGCTGCTCAAGACGCTGTGGCCGACCAAGGTCGTCGGCGCGGAGAACATCCCCGAGTCCGGCGGCGCGATCCTGGCCGGCAACCACCTGGCGGTCGCGGACTCGTTCTTCATGCCGCTGCGGGTCAAGCGCAAGGTGACCTTCCCGGCCAAGTCCGAGTACTTCACCGAGCCCGGCTTCAAGGGCACGCTCAAGAAGTGGTTCTTCACCGGCGTCGGCCAGTTCCCGATCGACCGTTCCGGCGGCAACGCCGCCCAGGCCGCGCTGGACACGGCGACCCGCCTGGTGCGCGAAGGCCACCTGCTCGGGATCTACCCGGAGGGCACCCGCTCCCCGGACGGCCGCCTGTACAAGGGCAAGACGGGCGTCGCCCGGATCGCCCTGGAGTCCGGCGGCGTGGTGGTCCCGGTGGCGATGATCGGCACGGACAAGGTCAACCCGATCGGCTCGAAGATGTGGTGGCCCCGCCGCCTCGAGGTCCGCTTCGGCAAGCCCCTCGATTTTTCGCGTTACGAGGGTCTCGCGGGTGACCGGTTCATCGAGCGGTCGATCACCGACGAGATCATGTACGCCCTGATGGAACTGTCCGGCCAGGAGTACGTGGACATCTACGCGGCCAAGGCCAAGGAGCTCCTGGCGGCGGAGGCGGCCGGGGTCAAGCCCGCGGTGCCCGCCCAGCCGTCCGCGCGCGACGCGGCCCGGGTGCCCGATTCCAAGGTCGGCTGA
- a CDS encoding polyadenylate-specific 3'-exoribonuclease AS — MRFFYDTEFIEDGVTIDLVSIGVVDERGREFYAVSTEFDPSKAGPWVRDNVLDKLPSPADRAWRSREKIRTDLLEFFGKPPGGIELWAWFAAYDHVALAQLWGPMPALPRQLPRFTRDLRQRWEDAGKPKLPAAPTDQHDALADAKHNLARWEVIEEYFPRR; from the coding sequence GTGCGTTTTTTCTACGACACCGAGTTCATCGAAGACGGCGTGACGATCGACCTGGTTTCCATCGGTGTCGTCGACGAGCGGGGCCGCGAGTTCTACGCGGTGTCGACGGAGTTCGACCCTTCGAAGGCGGGGCCGTGGGTCCGGGACAACGTCCTGGACAAGCTCCCGTCGCCGGCTGACCGAGCGTGGCGGAGCCGGGAGAAGATCCGCACCGACCTGCTGGAGTTCTTCGGGAAGCCGCCGGGCGGGATCGAGCTGTGGGCGTGGTTCGCCGCGTACGACCACGTGGCGCTGGCCCAGCTGTGGGGCCCGATGCCGGCGTTGCCCCGGCAGTTGCCGCGGTTCACGCGGGATCTGCGCCAGCGGTGGGAGGACGCGGGCAAGCCGAAGCTGCCCGCGGCGCCGACCGACCAGCACGACGCGCTGGCGGACGCCAAGCACAACCTGGCCCGGTGGGAAGTCATCGAGGAGTACTTCCCGCGGCGCTGA
- a CDS encoding 3-deoxy-7-phosphoheptulonate synthase: MTLSAGPATIGDLDAARTTSISPLISPALLREDHPVDAAVAKVVRQGRAETVDILEGRDDRLLVVVGPCSVHDPEAALDYARRLSAKAEQLRGELHIVMRVYFEKPRTTLGWKGLINDPDLDGTFAVNKGLRLARRLLLDVSALGLPVGCEFLDPITPQFIADIVTWGSIGARTAASQVHRQLCSALSMPVGIKNSTEGDVQVAIDATRAAAASHVFPGINTDGLAALLTTSGNPDCHVILRGHNGGPNYDAATVADTLARLAKAGLPERVIIDASHGNSGKDHVRQGVVVSELAARIAAGERGISGLMMESFLAGGRQELSLGHASELTYGQSITDACLAWDDTAPLLDELASAVRARR, translated from the coding sequence ATGACGCTCTCCGCCGGACCGGCCACCATCGGTGACCTCGACGCCGCGCGCACCACGTCGATCAGTCCGCTCATTTCGCCCGCGCTGCTGCGCGAAGACCATCCGGTCGACGCCGCGGTGGCGAAGGTGGTGCGCCAGGGCCGTGCCGAAACGGTCGACATCCTCGAAGGCCGCGACGACCGGCTGCTCGTGGTGGTCGGCCCGTGCTCGGTCCACGACCCGGAAGCGGCACTGGACTACGCGCGCCGGCTGTCGGCGAAGGCCGAACAGCTGCGCGGCGAGCTGCACATCGTGATGCGGGTGTACTTCGAGAAGCCGCGCACGACGCTGGGCTGGAAGGGCCTGATCAACGACCCGGACCTGGACGGCACGTTCGCGGTCAACAAGGGCCTGCGGCTGGCCCGCAGGCTGCTGCTCGACGTGTCGGCGCTCGGGCTGCCGGTGGGGTGCGAGTTCCTGGACCCGATCACGCCGCAGTTCATCGCGGACATCGTGACGTGGGGTTCGATCGGCGCCCGGACGGCGGCCAGCCAGGTGCACCGCCAGCTGTGCAGCGCGCTGTCGATGCCGGTGGGCATCAAGAACTCGACGGAGGGCGACGTCCAGGTGGCGATCGACGCCACCCGCGCGGCGGCGGCGAGCCACGTGTTCCCCGGCATCAACACGGATGGTCTGGCGGCCCTGCTGACGACGTCGGGCAACCCGGACTGCCACGTGATCCTGCGCGGCCACAACGGCGGCCCCAACTACGACGCGGCAACGGTCGCGGACACGCTGGCGCGCCTGGCGAAGGCGGGGCTGCCGGAGCGGGTGATCATCGACGCTTCCCACGGCAACAGCGGCAAGGACCACGTGCGGCAGGGTGTGGTGGTTTCCGAGCTGGCTGCGCGGATCGCTGCCGGGGAGCGCGGGATTTCCGGCCTGATGATGGAGAGCTTCCTGGCGGGTGGGCGGCAGGAGCTGTCGCTGGGGCACGCTTCGGAGCTGACCTACGGGCAGTCGATCACGGACGCCTGCCTGGCGTGGGACGACACCGCGCCGCTGCTGGACGAGCTGGCCTCGGCGGTCCGGGCGCGCCGCTGA
- a CDS encoding 6-phosphofructokinase — translation MRVGVLTGGGDCPGLNAVIRAVVRKGIEVHGWDFVGFRNGWNGPLTGDSRPLGLNDVEDILTRGGTILRSSRTNPYKVEGGVDKIKQVLADQGVDALVAIGGEDTLGVAKRLTDDGVGVVGVPKTIDNDLGATDYTFGFDTAVSIATEAIDRLHTTAESHHRALVVEVMGRHAGWIALHSGLAGGASVILVPEKHFNVDQVVSYVESRFEKEYAPIIVVAEGALPEGGEEKLLTGEKDAFGHVRLGGIGTWLADEIAHRTGKESRAVVLGHVQRGGTPTAYDRVLATRFGLHAVDAVADGDFGVMVALKGTDIVRVKLSEATAELKTVPVERYQEAEVFFG, via the coding sequence ATGCGTGTCGGTGTGCTGACCGGCGGCGGCGACTGCCCGGGGCTCAACGCGGTGATCCGCGCCGTGGTGCGCAAGGGCATCGAGGTGCACGGCTGGGACTTCGTGGGCTTCCGCAACGGCTGGAACGGCCCGCTCACCGGCGACAGCCGCCCCCTGGGCCTGAACGACGTCGAGGACATCCTCACCCGCGGCGGCACCATCCTGCGGTCCTCGCGCACCAACCCGTACAAGGTCGAGGGCGGTGTCGACAAGATCAAGCAGGTCCTGGCCGACCAGGGTGTCGACGCGCTGGTCGCGATCGGCGGCGAGGACACCCTCGGCGTCGCGAAGCGGCTGACCGACGACGGCGTCGGCGTCGTCGGTGTACCGAAGACGATCGACAACGACCTGGGCGCCACCGACTACACCTTCGGCTTCGACACCGCGGTCTCCATCGCGACCGAGGCGATCGACCGGCTGCACACCACGGCCGAGTCGCACCACCGCGCCCTCGTCGTCGAGGTCATGGGCCGGCACGCCGGCTGGATCGCGCTGCACTCCGGCCTGGCCGGCGGCGCGAGCGTCATCCTGGTGCCGGAGAAGCACTTCAACGTCGACCAGGTCGTCTCCTACGTCGAGAGCCGCTTCGAGAAGGAGTACGCGCCGATCATCGTCGTCGCCGAGGGCGCGCTCCCGGAGGGCGGCGAGGAGAAGCTGCTCACCGGCGAGAAGGACGCCTTCGGGCACGTCCGCCTCGGCGGCATCGGCACCTGGCTGGCCGACGAGATCGCCCACCGCACCGGCAAGGAGTCCCGCGCGGTGGTCCTGGGCCACGTCCAGCGCGGCGGCACCCCGACGGCCTACGACCGCGTCCTCGCCACCCGCTTCGGCCTCCACGCGGTCGACGCGGTGGCCGACGGCGACTTCGGCGTGATGGTGGCGCTGAAGGGCACGGACATCGTCCGCGTGAAGCTGTCCGAGGCGACGGCCGAGCTGAAGACGGTCCCGGTCGAGCGCTACCAGGAAGCCGAAGTCTTCTTCGGCTGA
- a CDS encoding aromatic amino acid ammonia-lyase — protein sequence MIRVDGRTLRCADVVTAARTEGPLGIDVSIAALRNAEHAWKLAEELSTRRVVYGRTTGVGANKDDTVESSVEHGLRLLRSHAGGSGDELPPGQVRAMLLIRLNQLLAGRSGISPELIGALAEAVRTGALPLVHRLGAIGTGDLAPLAEAALALTGERPWVTGHVPPVPVRAGDALAFMSSNAATLAEATLAAMRLNTLTRASHAVAALTYVALDGNPEAYATPVHEARPHAGQVACAAEMRRLLGMHQTPKPGRRIQDPFGLRAFPQVQGPALDAIHYLRDVLAVEINASTENPMISTVHNDAYHHAHFHTAYVSTALDQARATVHQVAELSVARLGDLVEPEFTGLRPFLAAGPPGSSGVMILEYVAHDALTELRQAALPATLGTAVVSRGIEDHASFSTQAARAATAACAAYQQVLACELVAAVRALRMREADLVELPVRDAFDAAAAVLSGSLDDRPLTEDIAAAGGVLEELARI from the coding sequence GTGATCCGAGTGGACGGCCGGACCCTGCGCTGCGCGGACGTCGTGACCGCGGCGCGCACCGAGGGCCCCCTGGGCATCGACGTCTCGATCGCCGCGCTGCGGAACGCCGAGCACGCCTGGAAGCTCGCCGAAGAACTGAGCACCCGGCGGGTCGTCTACGGCCGCACCACCGGCGTCGGGGCCAACAAGGACGACACCGTCGAAAGCTCCGTCGAGCACGGCCTGCGGCTGCTGCGCAGCCACGCGGGCGGCAGCGGTGACGAGCTGCCGCCGGGCCAGGTCCGGGCGATGCTGCTGATCCGGCTGAACCAGCTGCTGGCCGGCCGGTCCGGGATCAGCCCCGAGCTGATCGGCGCGCTGGCCGAAGCCGTCCGCACCGGGGCGTTGCCGCTGGTGCACCGGCTCGGCGCGATCGGCACCGGCGACCTGGCCCCGCTGGCCGAGGCGGCGCTGGCGCTCACCGGCGAACGGCCGTGGGTCACCGGGCACGTGCCGCCGGTGCCGGTGCGGGCGGGTGACGCGCTGGCGTTCATGAGCAGCAACGCCGCGACGCTCGCCGAAGCGACCCTCGCGGCGATGCGGCTGAACACGCTGACCCGCGCGAGCCACGCCGTCGCGGCGCTGACGTACGTCGCGCTCGACGGCAACCCCGAGGCGTACGCGACACCGGTGCACGAAGCGCGCCCGCACGCGGGGCAGGTCGCCTGCGCGGCCGAGATGCGGCGCCTGCTGGGCATGCACCAGACGCCGAAGCCGGGACGGCGGATCCAGGACCCGTTCGGGTTGCGGGCGTTCCCGCAGGTCCAGGGCCCGGCGCTGGACGCGATCCACTACCTGCGGGACGTGCTCGCCGTGGAGATCAACGCGAGCACCGAGAACCCGATGATCTCGACCGTGCACAACGACGCCTACCACCACGCGCACTTCCACACCGCGTACGTGTCGACGGCGCTGGACCAGGCGCGGGCGACCGTGCACCAGGTGGCGGAGCTGTCGGTGGCGCGCCTGGGCGACCTGGTGGAGCCGGAGTTCACCGGCCTGCGGCCGTTCCTCGCGGCGGGGCCGCCGGGCAGCTCGGGCGTGATGATCCTGGAGTACGTGGCGCACGACGCGCTGACCGAGCTGCGTCAGGCGGCCCTGCCGGCCACGCTCGGCACGGCGGTCGTCTCCCGCGGCATCGAGGACCACGCGAGCTTCTCGACCCAGGCGGCCCGAGCGGCGACCGCGGCCTGCGCGGCCTACCAGCAGGTTTTGGCGTGCGAGCTGGTGGCGGCGGTCCGCGCCCTGCGGATGCGCGAGGCCGACCTGGTGGAGCTGCCGGTCCGGGACGCCTTCGACGCGGCGGCCGCCGTGCTGTCCGGAAGCCTCGACGACCGGCCGCTGACCGAGGACATCGCCGCCGCCGGCGGTGTCCTGGAGGAGCTGGCCCGGATCTAG
- a CDS encoding group II truncated hemoglobin, whose product MIVPKTTPTLYEWAGGHEALVKLLTVFYGHVLEDPLLEPVFRDMDPHHAEHVAVWLGEVFGGPAEYSASHGGHAHMIGRHLGRGITEQQRRRWVNLLLDAADEAGLPGDPEFRAAFAGYLEWGSRLAVLFSAPGAEPNLHEPVPHWDWPVPPWQPPSP is encoded by the coding sequence GTGATCGTGCCAAAAACCACGCCGACCCTCTACGAATGGGCCGGCGGTCACGAGGCCCTCGTGAAGCTGCTGACCGTCTTCTACGGCCACGTCCTCGAAGACCCGCTGCTCGAACCGGTCTTCCGCGACATGGACCCGCACCACGCCGAACACGTCGCCGTCTGGCTGGGCGAGGTCTTCGGCGGCCCGGCCGAGTACTCCGCGAGCCACGGCGGGCACGCCCACATGATCGGCCGCCACCTCGGCCGCGGGATCACCGAGCAGCAGCGCCGCCGGTGGGTGAACCTGCTGCTCGACGCCGCCGACGAGGCCGGGCTGCCGGGCGACCCCGAGTTCCGCGCCGCCTTCGCCGGCTACCTCGAGTGGGGCAGCCGGCTGGCCGTGCTCTTCTCGGCGCCCGGCGCCGAGCCGAACCTGCACGAACCGGTCCCGCACTGGGACTGGCCGGTACCGCCCTGGCAGCCGCCGTCGCCCTAG
- a CDS encoding helix-turn-helix domain-containing protein, whose amino-acid sequence MKRYHCATELAVDLIGGKWKPVILAHLKEGAHRYGELRRRMPSVSEKMLTQQLRELAADGLVRREEFDGRVPHVEYHLTEVGAELRPALTALYEWGERRAAERGISFG is encoded by the coding sequence ATGAAGCGGTACCACTGCGCGACGGAGCTGGCGGTCGACCTGATCGGCGGGAAGTGGAAGCCGGTGATCCTGGCCCACCTCAAGGAGGGCGCCCACCGCTACGGCGAGCTGCGGCGCCGGATGCCGTCGGTCAGCGAGAAGATGCTGACCCAGCAGCTGCGCGAGCTGGCGGCGGACGGCCTCGTGCGCCGCGAGGAGTTCGACGGCCGCGTCCCGCACGTCGAGTACCACCTGACCGAGGTGGGGGCGGAGCTGCGCCCGGCGTTGACCGCGCTGTACGAGTGGGGCGAGCGCCGCGCGGCGGAGCGCGGCATCAGCTTCGGGTGA